The following proteins are encoded in a genomic region of Primulina huaijiensis isolate GDHJ02 chromosome 3, ASM1229523v2, whole genome shotgun sequence:
- the LOC140972499 gene encoding uncharacterized protein has protein sequence MDLMKIGPPPLTGDENADVAEAWVDIMKQCFRVLHYDEDEKMEVADFMIQGKARKWWKLVSSILVQQYGRIRWEHFRQAFINHHFPPALRQAKEMELLTIKQGDSSIEDYQKRFTDLLSYAPHISENSAAKYSHFLNGLNQEIFDRVSVCDDPTSYEGLVNRCRQAEISIARRKAMQASKSSSSLGPRGQSFKKSASSSSSGSGGLYSFGRKKLQCGHCGGNQQTENCRKVTGACFNCGDFGHMKRDCPNLENQSVGGGSMAGSYSGKQSEATVQQKGFPTQGSRHGGISQGS, from the coding sequence atggatttaatgaagaTTGGACCTCCACCGTTGACTGGAGATGAGAATGCTGATGTTGCTGAAGCTTGGGTCGATATCATGAAGCAGTGTTTTCGAGTGCTGCACTATGACGAAGACGAGAAGATGGAGGTAGCTGATTTCATGATCCAAGGAAAAGCTCGGAAATGGTGGAAACTTGTTTCTTCCATTCTAGTTCAACAGTATGGGCGGATTCGTTGGGAACATTTCCGTCAGGCcttcatcaatcatcactttCCTCCAGCTCTTCGTCAGGCGAAGGAGATGGAACTGTTGACCATTAAGCAAGGAGATTCGAGCATTGAGGATTACCAAAAGCGTTTTACGGATCTGTTGTCGTACGCTCCTCACATCAGTGAGAATTCTGCAGCCAAATATTCTCACTTTTTGAACGGTTTGAACCAGGAGATTTTTGATCGGGTTTCAGTCTGTGACGATCCTACTTCGTACGAAGGATTAGTGAATCGTTGTCGTCAAGCAGAGATCAGTATTGCTAGGAGGAAGGCTATGCAAGCTAGCAAAAGTTCTAGTTCGTTGGGACCGAGGGGTCAGTCTTTCAAGAAGtctgcatcttcttcttcttccggtTCTGGAGGGCTGTACAGCTTTGGTAGGAAAAAGCTGCAATGTGGCCACTGTGGAGGAAATCAACAGACGGAAAATTGTCGAAAAGTAACAGGTGCTTGTTTCAACTGTGGTGATTTTGGTCACATGAAGAGGGATTGCCCTAATTTGGAGAATCAGAGTGTAGGCGGAGGTTCTATGGCAGGGTCTTACAGTGGAAAACAGTCTGAGGCCACTGTGCAACAGAAAGGTTTTCCTACTCAAGGTTCTCGTCATGGTGGAATATCACAAGGATCTTAG